In Aequorivita sp. H23M31, a single window of DNA contains:
- a CDS encoding helicase-related protein, translated as MSTKFFTNQDQNTLFNKFQGVFDNNKDIEYFDALVGYFRASGYFKIRPLLNDVPNIRILVGINVDALISHYQTKGLLFQGDANQTLKNFLAKTKEDIQTAKYSKEVEDGILQFIEDICTKKIEVKAHPSKKLHAKIYIFKPENWNEHRSGSVITGSSNLTDSGLGSNANQFNYEFNVKLQDYDDVKFASEEFERLWIEGVHILPFEITKLKKQTYLNDEFTPFEIYIKFLIEYFGNSVEFDPNTIDDLPEGFMRLNYQTDAVKSGLKLLRDHNGFFLSDVVGLGKTVVGTLIAKEFFYTNGFPSHITNTLIIVPPALKQNWVETLDLFGLQNYRIITNGSLHKITNAKKYDLIIVDEAHKFRNDSAEAYNELQKICKTSTNHRLKDGSFEKKKVMLISATPLNNRPEDIANQIYLFQDSKDSSLEVANLQHFFRQRIDRYKALKNERDVEAVKHGVKHIYKEIREKVIKPLTIRRTRSDLKEHELYSADLEKQGIRFPDIEKPKKIFYQLDEDLDNLYDETMRLLDNERYGIKYFRYQAIKYLKEPLRSKYKNADVASTALAKLMRTLLVKRLDSSFFAFKKSLDRFTEATKIMVDMFENGTVYIAPNQKVNEYIIDGREEELLAKLLDLQLTDPSITITEPDQFRDEFIEILKKDYDLLKPLNEKWQKVTVDPKLDEFLKRLKEELLVAPVNKTGKLVIFSEAMDTTNYLREKLEEAGIKGVLEVTSDNRNKLENVIRENFDANIPRGNYKSDFNIIIATEVLAEGINLHRSNVIVNYDTPWNSTRLMQRIGRVNRIGSTASSVHIYNFYPTAKVNNDIELEKRAIMKLQAFHSALGEDSEIYSPDEETQSFGLFEKDMDESKDERLAFLMELRKFKKDHPEEFRKMKNMPLRARVARNKKILDKNTICFMRNKRRDAFYWIKADNSIDELSFVETANEFRCDPPEKAVPLPDFHHKQVQIAHTDFKEKIMSDLVSPQAVDTTQGPNEKRAKAFISQRLKLPFISEEEKVLMKAAIKAISVGKFQKLQRDVNKLQRAVKKTPVPHIQELEALIKILQQYPLKMQKTEDPAIAIKSMEQYAPEIIISETFIHTK; from the coding sequence ATGTCAACAAAGTTTTTTACCAACCAAGACCAAAACACATTATTCAATAAATTTCAGGGGGTATTCGATAACAACAAGGATATTGAATATTTTGATGCATTGGTAGGATATTTTAGAGCGTCGGGATATTTTAAAATAAGACCGTTGCTAAACGATGTTCCTAATATTCGCATTTTGGTTGGAATAAATGTTGATGCTCTAATTTCCCATTATCAAACTAAAGGTCTTCTATTTCAAGGTGATGCAAATCAGACTTTAAAGAATTTTTTAGCTAAAACAAAGGAGGATATTCAAACAGCTAAATATTCAAAGGAGGTTGAAGATGGTATTCTGCAATTTATAGAGGATATCTGCACAAAAAAAATAGAGGTAAAGGCGCATCCTTCTAAAAAGCTACACGCCAAAATCTACATTTTCAAGCCTGAAAATTGGAATGAGCATAGGTCAGGAAGCGTAATAACAGGTTCATCCAATTTGACAGATTCCGGTCTTGGCAGTAATGCCAATCAATTCAATTATGAGTTTAACGTAAAGCTACAAGATTACGATGATGTAAAATTTGCTAGTGAAGAATTTGAAAGGCTATGGATTGAAGGGGTACATATATTGCCATTTGAGATTACTAAACTTAAAAAGCAAACCTATCTCAACGATGAATTCACTCCATTCGAAATTTATATCAAGTTTCTAATTGAATACTTCGGCAATAGTGTTGAGTTTGATCCAAATACAATCGATGACTTACCAGAAGGTTTTATGCGCCTTAATTACCAAACTGATGCTGTAAAATCTGGATTAAAATTATTGCGAGACCACAATGGATTCTTCTTAAGTGATGTAGTAGGTTTGGGGAAAACGGTTGTTGGAACATTGATAGCAAAGGAGTTTTTCTATACAAATGGTTTTCCGTCACATATTACCAACACTTTGATTATTGTTCCGCCAGCACTTAAACAGAATTGGGTGGAAACATTAGATCTCTTTGGTCTTCAGAACTACAGAATCATTACAAACGGTAGCTTACACAAGATAACCAATGCAAAAAAATACGATTTAATAATTGTAGATGAAGCACATAAATTTAGAAATGATAGTGCCGAAGCATATAATGAACTCCAAAAGATTTGCAAAACTTCAACAAACCACCGCTTAAAAGACGGCAGCTTTGAAAAGAAGAAGGTAATGCTAATTTCAGCAACACCTTTAAATAATAGACCAGAGGATATTGCCAACCAAATTTATCTTTTCCAAGACTCAAAAGATAGCTCCTTAGAGGTTGCAAACTTGCAACATTTCTTTCGACAACGCATAGACCGGTACAAAGCTCTTAAGAATGAGCGCGATGTTGAAGCTGTAAAACACGGAGTGAAACATATTTATAAAGAAATTCGTGAAAAAGTAATTAAGCCCCTAACCATACGTAGAACAAGAAGCGATTTAAAGGAGCACGAGCTATATTCAGCGGATCTCGAAAAGCAAGGAATTCGTTTTCCAGATATAGAAAAACCAAAAAAGATTTTTTATCAATTAGACGAAGATTTGGATAATCTCTATGATGAAACGATGCGACTTTTGGATAATGAAAGATATGGCATTAAATACTTCCGTTATCAGGCGATTAAATATTTAAAGGAACCACTACGCAGCAAATACAAAAATGCCGACGTAGCATCCACAGCATTAGCAAAATTAATGCGCACACTTCTTGTCAAAAGGCTAGACAGCAGCTTCTTTGCCTTCAAAAAATCCTTAGATAGATTCACAGAAGCTACCAAGATTATGGTAGATATGTTTGAGAATGGAACAGTTTATATAGCACCCAATCAAAAAGTGAATGAATATATAATTGACGGTAGAGAAGAAGAGTTATTGGCCAAGCTATTAGATCTTCAACTAACAGATCCATCCATTACAATTACTGAACCAGACCAATTTAGAGATGAATTTATTGAAATATTAAAAAAGGATTACGATTTATTAAAACCGTTAAATGAAAAATGGCAAAAAGTAACGGTTGATCCAAAGTTAGATGAGTTTTTAAAACGCCTAAAAGAGGAGTTGCTTGTAGCACCAGTAAATAAAACCGGAAAGCTTGTTATTTTTTCAGAAGCTATGGACACAACTAACTATTTGAGAGAAAAACTTGAAGAGGCAGGTATAAAAGGTGTACTGGAAGTTACGAGTGATAACCGGAATAAGCTTGAAAACGTTATTCGTGAAAATTTTGATGCCAATATTCCACGCGGAAATTATAAAAGTGATTTTAATATCATTATAGCTACAGAGGTACTTGCCGAAGGAATAAACCTACATCGTAGTAATGTTATTGTAAATTATGATACACCGTGGAACTCCACACGCCTGATGCAGCGTATAGGTAGGGTAAACCGAATTGGTAGTACAGCGAGTAGCGTACATATCTATAATTTTTATCCTACGGCTAAGGTTAATAACGACATAGAGTTGGAGAAACGAGCTATTATGAAACTTCAAGCTTTTCATAGTGCCTTGGGTGAAGATAGCGAGATCTATTCTCCAGATGAAGAAACGCAAAGTTTTGGACTTTTTGAGAAGGATATGGACGAATCCAAAGATGAGCGACTTGCGTTTTTAATGGAATTGCGCAAGTTTAAAAAGGATCATCCCGAAGAATTTAGGAAGATGAAAAATATGCCATTGCGTGCGCGTGTTGCAAGGAATAAAAAGATATTGGATAAAAATACTATCTGCTTTATGCGCAATAAACGTCGTGACGCTTTTTATTGGATTAAAGCAGATAATAGTATAGACGAATTATCATTTGTTGAAACCGCAAACGAGTTTAGATGCGATCCTCCAGAAAAAGCAGTGCCATTGCCAGATTTTCATCATAAGCAAGTTCAGATTGCCCACACAGACTTTAAGGAAAAGATAATGAGTGATTTAGTATCTCCCCAAGCGGTAGATACCACTCAAGGGCCAAATGAAAAACGAGCAAAAGCATTTATTAGTCAGCGGTTGAAATTACCCTTTATTTCAGAAGAGGAAAAAGTATTGATGAAAGCGGCAATAAAAGCAATATCCGTCGGCAAGTTTCAAAAGTTACAACGCGATGTAAATAAACTACAACGTGCTGTAAAGAAGACACCCGTACCGCACATTCAAGAATTGGAAGCTCTAATTAAAATATTACAACAATATCCGCTGAAGATGCAAAAAACTGAGGATCCAGCAATTGCAATAAAATCTATGGAGCAATATGCCCCAGAAATCATTATTTCAGAAACCTTTATACACACCAAGTGA
- a CDS encoding GNAT family N-acetyltransferase, which produces MITFETTDKKEDLHAILNLQKDNLKKNLSKEEAEMDGFVTVDHDWETLIGLTNIEPHIVAKENGKVVGYVLAMTKKSRFDIPLIYPMFDEFKKIPYRGKSIADFNYMVVGQACVHKDYRGQGLIEGLFHQYKTAFSDRYDFSITEIESSNKRSLRAHQKVGYEIIHSYTDSSDNHWNVVIWEWQENI; this is translated from the coding sequence ATGATAACTTTCGAAACGACAGACAAAAAAGAAGATTTACACGCAATACTAAACTTGCAAAAAGACAATTTAAAGAAGAACCTTTCCAAAGAAGAGGCGGAAATGGATGGCTTTGTTACGGTAGATCACGATTGGGAAACGCTTATTGGCTTAACCAACATTGAGCCGCATATAGTGGCAAAAGAAAATGGTAAAGTGGTTGGATATGTATTGGCAATGACCAAAAAATCTCGATTTGATATTCCTTTGATTTATCCGATGTTTGATGAATTTAAAAAAATTCCTTATCGAGGAAAATCAATTGCCGATTTTAATTATATGGTCGTGGGACAAGCCTGTGTGCACAAGGATTATCGTGGGCAGGGATTGATTGAAGGATTATTTCATCAATACAAAACCGCTTTTTCTGATCGTTACGATTTTTCTATTACAGAAATTGAATCCAGTAATAAACGTTCTTTAAGAGCACATCAAAAAGTGGGATATGAAATTATACATTCTTATACCGACTCATCAGACAATCATTGGAATGTGGTGATTTGGGAGTGGCAAGAAAATATATAG